The sequence ATATAATTCGGACATTTACAATAAAAACATATTAAGGAATTATCTTAAAAGAGCTAACGACGAGGCGGGAATTGAAACGATTATTTTTCTCGATTGGTTTTTATGCTTCGAAATATTCTATCGTCAGATAAAAAGTTCATCATTAAATATCATGAAGAAAAAATGAAGCAACTCAAACGCGCTACCGATATTGCTCTCGGAATAAACATTTTCCTTTTCATTATTAAAGCGGTAGTGGGAGTATTGTCGAACTCGATAGCCGTAATTTCCGAAGCCCTCAACTCGTTTACGGACATACTCGTTTCAATCGGAATCAAAATAGCCGTTAAAATTTCGAAAGACAAACCCGATCAAAAACATCAATTCGGACATAATGCGGCGCAGCCGATTGCAGCTTTCATACTGGCGGTTTTTGCGTTTGTAGTAGGAATCAATATCGTCGAAGAATCGATTAAAAGATTGATAGAACCTCGACCGATCGATCCGATACCCGAAGTTTATATCGTGCTTATTGTTACGATAATAACCAAAATAATACTCAGCCGTTACCAGATAAACGTGAGCAGAAAATATAAAAGTCCGGCTATAAAAGCCGCTTCGGTCGACAGCATTAACGACGTTTTGGCATCGTCCATTGCATTGATCGGATTTTGGGGCAGCGCATACAACCTCGAATATTTCGACAGCGTTGCGGGCATTATGGTGGCCATGTTCATTTTCAAATCAGGTTACGAAGTCGGTCGCGAAAACATCGATTATTTAATGGGTCGATCGGCTCCGGCCGAATTCGATTCAGAACTCAGAAAAATTACAATGGAAATACACGGCGTAAAAGGTATTAACGACCTCCGCTCTCACTTCGTAGGCGACAAATATCATATCGAAATTCACATCGAGGTAGATAAAGATATTCCGACTTCAATTTCTCACGACATCGGCAATAAAGTGCGTCAAACGCTTGAGGAACTCGACGAAATCCAAAAGGTTTTCGTACACGTCGACCCCGTGTAAATTGAATTTTTGTCGATAATTTTTGTTATTATTTGTGTCAATATTTATAAAGAAGTGAGAAAATTGAAAAAACAAACGTTATTGGAAGTACTTAAAACAAGCTGCGAAAAGTACGCCGGCAACAATGCCGTTGCGTATATTGATCAACCCCCGCTCACATACCGGCAATTCAAAGAAAAAGTAGAAACCGTTTCCGCATATCTGAAATCAAACGGCATTATAGCGGGCGACAAAGTGGCAATTTTGAGCGAGAATCAACCGAACTGGGCGGTCACTTATTTTGCAATTACCACCATGGGAGCAATAGCCGTGCCGGTAATGACGGAGTTCAGCGCTTCGGAAGTTCAGCATGTGCTACGGCATTCCGAAACGAAAGCTATTTTCGTTTCGTCCAAACAGTTTTCCAAAATAGAAGACTTCGACAACAAAAATTTATCCCTCCGAATATTGATCGACGATTTTTCGATTATACCGGAAAACGCCAAAAGCGATATCCTGAAGGAGATACTCAACAGCGGCAAAAAAGAATTTTCAAGGATCAAAGAAGCGGCTCTCAAATTCGTCGGGATAATCGCCGAGGAAGTTGAAGAAGAAACGCCGGCGTTAATACTCTATACATCGGGCACGACGGGTCATTCCAAAGGGGTATTGTTAACTCACAAGAATATTGTTTCGAATGCGCTCGACACGCTTTCGATTGTGGAAGTTACTTCCACGGACAGAATGTTGTCGATACTGCCTTTGTTCCATACAATCGAATCGACTCTCGGTCTCGTCACCCCGTTTATAGCGGGCGCTTCGATAACATATTTATCCAAGCCGCCGACGGCGACCGTATTGCTTCCCGCGCTTCAAAAAGTAAAACCGACAATTATACTTGCGGTACCGCTTATTATCGAAAAAATTTATAAACTGAGGGTGCTGCCCGAAATAAACAAAAAACTTATTACGCGCAAATTGTACGGCATCCCGTATTTCAGGAAAAAGATCAATACGGTTGCGGGCAAAAAGCTGATGCAAACATTCGGAGGAGAATTGAAAATGATGTGCATAGGCGGCGCCGCGCTTGCGGCGGACGTCGAGCTTTTCCTCAAAGAGTCGCATTTCCCATACGCAGTCGGCTACGGTTTGACGGAAACCTCGCCTCTGGCAACGGGCACTAAACCGGAACTTGTAAAATTCAGGTCGGCAGGCAAAGCTTTGCCGAACGTAAGCGTTAAGATCGACAATCCCGACCCGGTTACGGGCGAAGGCGAAGTATTGATTAAAGGACCGAACGTTATGAAGGGTTATTATAAAGACCCCGAGAAAACAAATGAAGTTTTCACCGAAGACGGTTGGTTCCGGAGCGGCGACCTGGGTTATATCGACGAAGAAGGTTACTTGTTTATTAAAGGTCGTTCGAAAAACGTTATTATCGGTCCGAACGGCAAGAACATTTATCCGGAAGAAATCGAAGCGCTTATCAACGAATCGACTTACGCGCTGGAGTCGCTCGTACTGGAAAGCAACGGTCAACTGATTGCCCGCGTCTATCTCAACTACGACGTAATCGACAAAGAGACCGAAAACATGGACGATTCGCAATCAAGGCAATTCATTACCAGAATACTCGAAGAAATTAAAACAAACGTTAATTCCCGCGTCAACAAATTTTCCCGACTAAATAAAATCGTAGAACAACAGGAGCCATTCGAAAAAACTCCTACGCAAAAAATTAAAAGATATCTCTATACATAAAAAGAGAAAGAAACAATTTCAATTTGTCAATGTATGAATACAAAATAATTCGGAACATTCAATGAAAAAATTAATTCTTTTACTCAGCTTCGCATTCTTGTCCGGTTTTATCAACGCTCAAAACGTTGAAGAGGTTATCAACAAAGATCATTCGATCGATTCTAACAAAGTGGTGCTTCCCGAGGAAACAAATGAACGGGTGGCTCAGGTAATAACGAGAATTCTAAGCCGGTACCATTTTCGGAAAGAACCTCTTTCCGACACTCTCTCTTCGTTAATTTTCGACCAGTATATTAAGAACCTGGACAATTCCAAGCTTTATTTTCTCAAACAAGATATATATCAATTCGAGAAATATCGCCGCGAATTCGACAATTATCTGGAGAGCGGAAATCTGAACGTGCCGTTCGAAATATTCAATCTCTACAAAAAAAGATTGGGCGAACGCGTAAAATACGTTGAAAAAATCCTGGAGCATGAATTCGATTTTACTAAAGACGAATATTTCCGGCCCGACAGGGACAGCGCCGACTGGGCCCGGACAGAAGAAGAATTAAATGAATTGTGGAGACTGCGCTTAAAAAACGACGCGTTGAATTTGATACTTTCCGGTAAAGATTGGAAAGGCGCCGTCGACGTTTTGTTAAAACGTTACAGAAACTATCATAAAATCATTTTACAATACGAGTCCGAAGACGTTTTTTCCGTTTTTATGAATTCGGTAAGTCAGGTATACGACCCGCATTCCGATTATCTGTCGCCTTCGGCGTCGGATAATTTCGATATCAGCATGAAGCTTTCGCTCGAAGGAATCGGCGCCACTCTGCGTCAGGACTACGATTACACCGTAGTCGTTAGCATTGTGCCCGGAGGGCCCGCAGATAAAAGCGGACTTTTGCGCGCCGACGATAAAATTATCGGCGTGGCTCAGGGCGAAGACGGCGAGATGGTCGACGTCGTTGGATGGAGGCTCGACGACGTTATTAAATTAATTCGCGGCAAAAAAGGAACTCTCGTGCGTTTATTGATTTTAAAAGCCGAAGACGGAGCCAACGCTCAACCGACTGAAATTAAAATTGTACGCGACGAAGTGAAGCTCGAAGAGCAGGCGGCAAAAAGCGAAATAATTAATATCGAGGAAGAGGGACTCAAATTCAAACTGGGCGTAATAAAACTTCCTTCCTTTTACAGCGATTTCGAAGCGCAACAGAAAGGATTGAAAGACTACAGAAGCACCACGCGCGACGTAAAAAAGATACTCGACGAGTTCAAGCAAGAAAAAGTCGACGGCGTAATTCTCGATTTGAGAAACAACGGCGGCGGCTCGTTGCAGGAAGCGATTAATCTCACCGGACTGTTCATCAAAGCCGGACCCGTCGTGCAGGTTAAAAATATTATGAACATAATCGAAGTCAACAGCGATCGCGATTCGAATATTTATTACGACGGACCGCTTGCCGTGCTCGTAAATCGATTCAGCGCTTCGGCGTCCGAAATTCTCTCAGGCGCAATTCAGGATTATGGACGCGGACTTGTAATCGGAGAAAATACTTTCGGAAAAGGCACGGTTCAAAATCTCCTCGATTTGAACAGTCAAATTCCGATCAAAGACAAAAAACTGGGCAAATTGAAATTAACCATTGCAAAATTTTACAGAGTTACCGGCAATTCGACTCAGAACAAAGGCATAGAACCCGACGTGGAATTCCCTGCGCCTTACGAATCGAAAGATTTCGGAGAAAGCGCTTACGACAGGGCTCTCCCCTACGATACGATCAATCCGGTTCAGTACGAACCGTACGATAATCTGACGAACTTAATTCCGTTACTGGAACAGAAACACGAGAGCCGCGCTCAAAAAGACCCCGAATATCAATTCCTTCTCGAAGAAATAAAAGAGTTCAAAAAGAACCGACAGAAAAAACTGTTCACCCTGAATCTCGAAAAGAGAAAAGCCGAAAAAGAAAAAGCCGACGCCGAGAAAAAAAGAAGAGAAGAAGAAAAAGCCAAATTGCTCGGCATTGACATAAAGGAAAAGAAAGAAACTTCCACGGAAGACTCCTGGATAAAAGACTACGAATTAAAAGAGACCGGCAGAATACTGGCGGATTTCATTTTAGCCAAAGTCGGTTAAACTGAACGCTTTCCCGGAATCGATTGAATATTTCGGGAAAGCGTTTCTTACTTTTCCAAAATTAACTTCCATCGAATTCCCTCTTAAAAAAATTTAAAAGAATTTAAATTTCTTTAAATCCGACTTGCCTCAGCTTTTATTTTTGCTTCATTTGCACGTTTTCCCGGACGGCACGGCTTTTGCATTTATACCCGCCTATGATTAACGACCAATACATACAACTTTCTTTAATGCTGCTCTATATCGCTTTGATAGCGGTATTATGCATTTTGATAACAAAAATCGGTAAAAAATAATTACGGGAAATTGTTATGACAAGAACCAAATTGCTTTTGATTTTGCTATTATTTACTTATCCTCTTGCCGCTCAATCTTACGACTCGAATCTCGATAAACTTATCGACGAGGCTATCAGGGTAAGTCCCAAACTAAAAATGCTCCGCGTCAAACAAAGCGTGTCGGAATCGAGAATACCGCAGGTTTCCAATTTGCCCGATCCGACGCTTACATTCGGCGCAATGAACCTTCCGGTTAATTCATTTAAATTCACTCAGGAGCCGATGACTTCCAAAATTATCGGTCTGAGTCAAGCCGTGCCGTTCCCCGGTAAATTAAGCGCTGCAGAAAAGGCGCAGGCTAAGGACGTCGAAATAAATCAACAGGAAATCGACGACGCGGCAAACGAAATTATCAACGAAGTTCAAAAAAACTATTACGACCTCAGATTCTATCGCGAAGCCATACGCATTGCAAAGAAAAGCAAAAATTTGCTCGACAAAATCGCAGAGGTTGTAAGAACAAAGTACGCAGTTTCGAAAGCTAGCCAACAAAACCTTATACAAATTGAAGTGGAAATAACAAAAATAAACGACAAAATAGAAGAATTGAAAAGTATGGAAAATTCGGCTTTAACGGCGTTAAACTCGCTATTGTTGAAAGAGCCTGCTTCTCCTATCGAGACCGATTCAATCCCCGGAATTCATAATTACGCAATTGATTTTAACGGACTGGTTAAAACCGCCGAAGAGAACAGGCCTTTTTTAAAAGGGATTCTTCTGGCAAAAGAAAAATCGAAATTGACGGAAGCTTTGTCGGAATACGAATTTTATCCGAACTTCAACTTTTCAATTCAATACTCGCAACGGGACAAAATTGCTGCTACGAACGCGCCATTGAACGATTTTCTTTCTTTTGTAGTCGGATTGAATATTCCGCTCGACTACGGCGGGAAAAAATCGTCAAAAGTGGAAGAAGCAAGATTAATGCAGCAACTTTATGCCGATCAGTATAATCTTGCTCTTCAGACTCTTTATAAAAATTTCGGAGCGTCGCTGGCAAGACTAAACGAGTTCAAGGAAAGAGAAAAATTAATCGAGGACGGATTGCTGCCGCAAGCCGTTCAGTCATTGAACGCCGCGCTGGCAAATTATCAGGTCGGCGAAATCGATTTTATTAACGTTCTCGACGCTCAAAATAAAGTTTATGAAATCGAAACCAATCTTTACAA comes from Melioribacter roseus P3M-2 and encodes:
- a CDS encoding cation diffusion facilitator family transporter, which gives rise to MKQLKRATDIALGINIFLFIIKAVVGVLSNSIAVISEALNSFTDILVSIGIKIAVKISKDKPDQKHQFGHNAAQPIAAFILAVFAFVVGINIVEESIKRLIEPRPIDPIPEVYIVLIVTIITKIILSRYQINVSRKYKSPAIKAASVDSINDVLASSIALIGFWGSAYNLEYFDSVAGIMVAMFIFKSGYEVGRENIDYLMGRSAPAEFDSELRKITMEIHGVKGINDLRSHFVGDKYHIEIHIEVDKDIPTSISHDIGNKVRQTLEELDEIQKVFVHVDPV
- a CDS encoding AMP-binding protein; translated protein: MRKLKKQTLLEVLKTSCEKYAGNNAVAYIDQPPLTYRQFKEKVETVSAYLKSNGIIAGDKVAILSENQPNWAVTYFAITTMGAIAVPVMTEFSASEVQHVLRHSETKAIFVSSKQFSKIEDFDNKNLSLRILIDDFSIIPENAKSDILKEILNSGKKEFSRIKEAALKFVGIIAEEVEEETPALILYTSGTTGHSKGVLLTHKNIVSNALDTLSIVEVTSTDRMLSILPLFHTIESTLGLVTPFIAGASITYLSKPPTATVLLPALQKVKPTIILAVPLIIEKIYKLRVLPEINKKLITRKLYGIPYFRKKINTVAGKKLMQTFGGELKMMCIGGAALAADVELFLKESHFPYAVGYGLTETSPLATGTKPELVKFRSAGKALPNVSVKIDNPDPVTGEGEVLIKGPNVMKGYYKDPEKTNEVFTEDGWFRSGDLGYIDEEGYLFIKGRSKNVIIGPNGKNIYPEEIEALINESTYALESLVLESNGQLIARVYLNYDVIDKETENMDDSQSRQFITRILEEIKTNVNSRVNKFSRLNKIVEQQEPFEKTPTQKIKRYLYT
- a CDS encoding carboxy terminal-processing peptidase, whose protein sequence is MKKLILLLSFAFLSGFINAQNVEEVINKDHSIDSNKVVLPEETNERVAQVITRILSRYHFRKEPLSDTLSSLIFDQYIKNLDNSKLYFLKQDIYQFEKYRREFDNYLESGNLNVPFEIFNLYKKRLGERVKYVEKILEHEFDFTKDEYFRPDRDSADWARTEEELNELWRLRLKNDALNLILSGKDWKGAVDVLLKRYRNYHKIILQYESEDVFSVFMNSVSQVYDPHSDYLSPSASDNFDISMKLSLEGIGATLRQDYDYTVVVSIVPGGPADKSGLLRADDKIIGVAQGEDGEMVDVVGWRLDDVIKLIRGKKGTLVRLLILKAEDGANAQPTEIKIVRDEVKLEEQAAKSEIINIEEEGLKFKLGVIKLPSFYSDFEAQQKGLKDYRSTTRDVKKILDEFKQEKVDGVILDLRNNGGGSLQEAINLTGLFIKAGPVVQVKNIMNIIEVNSDRDSNIYYDGPLAVLVNRFSASASEILSGAIQDYGRGLVIGENTFGKGTVQNLLDLNSQIPIKDKKLGKLKLTIAKFYRVTGNSTQNKGIEPDVEFPAPYESKDFGESAYDRALPYDTINPVQYEPYDNLTNLIPLLEQKHESRAQKDPEYQFLLEEIKEFKKNRQKKLFTLNLEKRKAEKEKADAEKKRREEEKAKLLGIDIKEKKETSTEDSWIKDYELKETGRILADFILAKVG
- a CDS encoding TolC family protein, coding for MTRTKLLLILLLFTYPLAAQSYDSNLDKLIDEAIRVSPKLKMLRVKQSVSESRIPQVSNLPDPTLTFGAMNLPVNSFKFTQEPMTSKIIGLSQAVPFPGKLSAAEKAQAKDVEINQQEIDDAANEIINEVQKNYYDLRFYREAIRIAKKSKNLLDKIAEVVRTKYAVSKASQQNLIQIEVEITKINDKIEELKSMENSALTALNSLLLKEPASPIETDSIPGIHNYAIDFNGLVKTAEENRPFLKGILLAKEKSKLTEALSEYEFYPNFNFSIQYSQRDKIAATNAPLNDFLSFVVGLNIPLDYGGKKSSKVEEARLMQQLYADQYNLALQTLYKNFGASLARLNEFKEREKLIEDGLLPQAVQSLNAALANYQVGEIDFINVLDAQNKVYEIETNLYKIRTNFFKEISQLEFLTGKRINKEQF